CCCGCGCGGCACGCTGTACCGCGGCAACGAGGGCATGTGGTCGTGGGTTCTGCACCGCATCACCGGTATCGCCATCTTCTTCTTCCTGCTCGTGCACGTCCTCGACACCGCGCTCATCCGGGTCTCCCCCGAGGCGTACGACGCGGTCATCGGCACGTACAAGAACCCGGTCATGGGCCTCGGCGAAGTCGCCCTGGTCGCCGCGATCGTCTACCACGCGTTCAACGGGCTCCGCATCATCGCGGTCGACCTGTGGCCGTGGGCCACGCGGCACCAGCGTCAGCTGTGGTGGGGTGTGCTGGCCGTCTGGGCCGTCACCCTCGTCGGTTTCGCCGCCCGCCACCTTCCGAATGTCTTCTCGCACATGGGAGGCGAGCACTGATGACCGCCGACACCCTCGTTCCCCCGCGCACACCGCAGGGCAAGGCCTCCGTCCGCCGGAAGGGCCCGAACCTCGAGCAGTGGGGTTGGGTCTTCATGCGCGTCTCCGGCGTGCTCCTGATCGTCCTCATCTTCGGCCACCTGTTCGTCAACCTGATGATCGGCCAGGGCATCTCGGCGTTGGACTTCTCGTTCGTCGCCGGCAAGTTCGCGAGCCCGTTCTGGCAGGTCTGGGACGTCCTCATGCTGTGGCTGGCGTTCATCCACGGCACCAACGGCATGCGGACCATCGTCAACGACTACGTCACCAACGCGAAGGTGCGTCGGGTCCTCGTCACGAGCCTGTGGGTGGTCGCCGGATTCATGATCATCCTCGGCACCCTCGTCGTCTTCACCTTCGACCCCTGCATCCCGAACCTCAGCGACGGCAGCGTCGTCGCCGAGGTCTGCAAGGCACAGGGCTGAGCCGGCTCGACCGGCACGCAAACGCAGAGAGCAGAGGCAACCGTCACGTGAGCACCCAGACCGCGGACTCCGTCGTCAAGGACGGCGTCCACTACCACCAGTTCGATGTCGTGATCGTGGGCGCCGGCGGGGCCGGCATGCGCGCGGCCATCGAGGCCGGGCCCGGCGCGAAGACCGCCGTCATCACGAAGCTCTACCCGACCCGCAGCCACACCGGCGCGGCGCAGGGCGGCATGGCGGCAGCGCTCGCCAACGTCGAAGAGGACTCCTGGGAGTGGCACACCTTCGACACCGTCAAGGGCGGCGACTACCTCGTCGACCAGGACGCCGCCGAGATCCTCGCGAAGGAAGCCATCGACGCGGTCATCGACCTCGAGAACATGGGCCTGCCCTTCAACCGCACGCCCGACGGCAAGATCGATCAGCGTCGTTTCGGCGGTCACACCGCCGAGCACGGCAAGAACCCGGTCCGTCGCGCCTGCTACGCAGCTGACCGCACCGGCCACATGATCCTGCAGACGCTGTTCCAGAACTGCGTGAAGCTCGGCATCAACTTCTTCAACGAGTACTACGCGCTCGACCTGATCACGGTGAAGGATGCCCTGGGTCGCACCGGCATCGCCGGTGTCGTCGCGTACGAGCTCGCCACCGGCGACCTCCATGTCTTCCACGCCAAGGCCGTCATCTTCGCGACCGGTGGCTTCGGCAAGATCTTCAAGACCACCTCGAACGCGCACACCCTCACCGGTGACGGCGTCGGGATCGTCTGGCGCAAGGGTCTCCCCCTCGAGGACATCGAGTTCTTCCAGTTCCACCCGACAGGCCTCGCGGGCCTCGGCATCCTCCTCACCGAGGGTGCCCGTGGTGAGGGCGCGATCCTCCGCAACGCTTCGGGCGAGCGCTTCATGGAGCGCTACGCCCCGACGATCAAGGACCTCGCGCCTCGCGACATCGTTGCGCGATGCATGGTCAAGGAGGTCCTCGAGGGCCGCGGCGCCGGTCCGAACAAGGACTACGTCTACCTCGACTGCACGCACCTCGGTGCGGAGGTCCTCGAGACCAAGCTCCCCGACATCACCGAGTTCGCGCGCACCTACCTGGGTGTCGACCCGGTCGTCGAGCCGGTGCCCGTCATGCCGACCGCGCACTACGCGATGGGCGGCATCCCGACCAACATCAAGGGCGAGGTGCTCGCCGACAACGACACCGTCGTCCCGGGCCTCTACGCCGCGGGCGAGTGCGCGTGCGTCTCGGTACACGGGGCCAACCGTCTCGGCACCAACTCGCTGCTCGACATCAACGTGTTCGGCAAGCGCTCGGGCCAGAACGCCGTCGAGTACGTGCAGACGGCGGAGTTCATGCCCCTTCCGGAGGACCCCGCGAAGGAGGTCCGCGAGATGATCGAGGGCCTGCGGAGCAACGCGGGCACCGAGCGCATCTCGACGCTTCGCAAGAAGCTGCAGGAGGAGATGGACGCGAACGCCCAGGTCTTCCGCACCGAAGAGACGCTCACGAACGTCATGGGCACGATCAACGATCTGCGCGAGCGGTACAAGAACGTGCACGTCGATGACAAGGGCAAGCGGTACAACACCGACCTGCTCGAGGCCGTCGAGCTCGGGTTCCTCCTCGACATCGCCGAGATCGTCGCCTACGCCGCCCGCAACCGGCGCGAGAGCCGCGGCGGCCACATGCGCGAGGACTACCCCGACCGCAACGACGACAAGTACATGCAGCACACGATGGCCTACCTCACGGGTGACCCGCACTCCGCGAACCCCGAGGACCACATCCGTCTGGATTGGAAGCCGGTCGTGTTCACCAAGAACGAGCAGGGCGAGTACAACTACCCGCCGATGGAGAGGAAGTACTGATGACGATCGTCGACAGCGGCGCACCTGCGGACACGCAGGAGGCGAACGACTCCGGCATCCAGTCGTACCTGGTCACCTTCATCATCCGGCGATTCGATCCCGAGGTGGATGCTGAGCCGCGCTGGGTCGACTACGACGTGGAGATGTACCCCACGGACCGTGTTCTGGACGCGCTGCACCGCATCAAGTGGGACGTGGACGGCACGCTGAGCTTCCGTCGCTCCTGCGCGCACGGCATCTGCGGGTCGGACGCCATGCGCATCAACGGTCGC
This DNA window, taken from Microbacterium sp. MM2322, encodes the following:
- the sdhC gene encoding succinate dehydrogenase, cytochrome b556 subunit; its protein translation is MSAPARVTPSVAETTSKTPRGTLYRGNEGMWSWVLHRITGIAIFFFLLVHVLDTALIRVSPEAYDAVIGTYKNPVMGLGEVALVAAIVYHAFNGLRIIAVDLWPWATRHQRQLWWGVLAVWAVTLVGFAARHLPNVFSHMGGEH
- the sdhD gene encoding succinate dehydrogenase, hydrophobic membrane anchor protein, whose amino-acid sequence is MTADTLVPPRTPQGKASVRRKGPNLEQWGWVFMRVSGVLLIVLIFGHLFVNLMIGQGISALDFSFVAGKFASPFWQVWDVLMLWLAFIHGTNGMRTIVNDYVTNAKVRRVLVTSLWVVAGFMIILGTLVVFTFDPCIPNLSDGSVVAEVCKAQG
- the sdhA gene encoding succinate dehydrogenase flavoprotein subunit, with product MSTQTADSVVKDGVHYHQFDVVIVGAGGAGMRAAIEAGPGAKTAVITKLYPTRSHTGAAQGGMAAALANVEEDSWEWHTFDTVKGGDYLVDQDAAEILAKEAIDAVIDLENMGLPFNRTPDGKIDQRRFGGHTAEHGKNPVRRACYAADRTGHMILQTLFQNCVKLGINFFNEYYALDLITVKDALGRTGIAGVVAYELATGDLHVFHAKAVIFATGGFGKIFKTTSNAHTLTGDGVGIVWRKGLPLEDIEFFQFHPTGLAGLGILLTEGARGEGAILRNASGERFMERYAPTIKDLAPRDIVARCMVKEVLEGRGAGPNKDYVYLDCTHLGAEVLETKLPDITEFARTYLGVDPVVEPVPVMPTAHYAMGGIPTNIKGEVLADNDTVVPGLYAAGECACVSVHGANRLGTNSLLDINVFGKRSGQNAVEYVQTAEFMPLPEDPAKEVREMIEGLRSNAGTERISTLRKKLQEEMDANAQVFRTEETLTNVMGTINDLRERYKNVHVDDKGKRYNTDLLEAVELGFLLDIAEIVAYAARNRRESRGGHMREDYPDRNDDKYMQHTMAYLTGDPHSANPEDHIRLDWKPVVFTKNEQGEYNYPPMERKY